The Phormidium yuhuli AB48 DNA window CAGTGATGGATATTACGCCAGAACTGTTGGTTGAGCATAATTTGAAGGGACTCGTCTTTGATGTTGATGAGACTCTAGTCCCCATTGGACAAATGGAGGCCTCTGAGGAACTGCGTCAGCGGATCGTTGAGTTACGGCAGGTGGCCACCCTCTGGCTGGTGAGCAACAATGTCAATGAAACGCGCATTGGCAATATTGCTAAGTCTCTGGAGTTGCCCTATATCTTTTTTGCGGCTAAACCCTTCCGCCGGAAACTCTGGCGAGCCGTGTCGGCGATGGATTTACCGGTGGCTCAGGTGGCCATGGTGGGCGATCGCCTGTTTACGGATGTTCTGGCGGGAAACCGCATGGGCATGTTTACTGTGTTGGTTGAGCCGATGGTAGACCCGGGTGAAGCGGTCCGTCGCTCTCCAGTCCGTTCGGTGGAAGTTTGGCTATCTCAAGTCCTCGGGGCCTCCCTCACCGCTAATCGTTAAGGACTATATCACGCCTGTTACAAAACAAAATCTGAGTTCACGGGGTGTTAAATTGCGAAATATAAAAAAATAATTACGTTTGTCAGGGCTTCTGAAAATTTCTGTCATCATGACAAAAGGTTGAAAGGAGTCCACCTTTATAAAGACTCCAAACTTGAAGGGGATCCCAATCATAAAGATCCCATTCTTCAAAGGGGTCAGTCTTTTATAAAGACCCCGAATATAGCTTAAAAACGCTTTAAAAAAAAGCAGAATGGGGGGCAGGTCTTAAGCTTGTCCCCCATTCTGCGTCATTTCCGAACCCCTATAGCCATCCAAGATTGCCTCTTGCAATCCCCTCCTGGAAGGGGCAAGGGTGGGTTATGCCTCTTGCCGATACCCAAAAACCCCAGTCCGGCGAGCAAACGCCAAGACTAGGGTTTTTGCTGTCAGATACTCAAACATCTCTTGAGAGGAACCTGGGGAGAACTCAAGGGATGTTGAATGTCCAAATTAGCTGTGGCGGCGACGGCGTAGGGCAGCGAGTCCACCGGCCATAGCCGTTAAGCCCAAGATGGCAGACGGCTCAGGAACGTCACGAGAGCCAACCCGCTCAGCTTGTGCCCAGAAAACCATGTCTTGGAAGTCGCGGTCATTGCGGTTACCGCGATCGTCAATTCCTAAAGCGAGTAGACCGGCTAGGGGGTTCCCACTGGTGTACCCCTCAGGATTGTAGAAGGCGTACTCATCGTTAGGCTCTAAGAACATATTGGACATCCCATCCGTGTCACCGGAATAAACCGCTGTTCCATGGGAGCCAAAGAGGAATTGTTGGGTTTCTTGTCCGTTGGAATTTCTTCTGAGATTATTGTCACGGAAAGAATTGAGACGGTCGGTTGAGAAGACCGTGTTAATGAACTCCCCAGCTACGTTGTCACTACCCGTCCGAAACCAGCTGGTTAGCCCTAGGGCATATTCCACATTGGCCTTGAACACGAAAGAGGCGGTGCAGTTAGCAATGGCACTGCCTTCCTGACCGCAGGTTCCAATCCAATCGTTGTTGCTACTGACGTGACCCTGATCGGCGGCCCACTGTTCAGTAAACAAGCTTTGAACTTGGGTAGTGGTGCTGCCATTGACTTCGTAAAGTGCCAGGCTGGAGACATAGGCTCCAAAGGTGTTACCGAAGGTGAAGGTAACTTTGGTGTCTTCCGTGAAGAGCAGGCCGCCTGTACCGAACATTTCTCCGGGGTTCAGACTGGCTGCTGTCGCCGGGGCGGCGAGAACACCCAGCGCCAGTGAGGCACTAAGTAGGGGGGCGGTGTAAGAAATTGCAGTTCGCAGTTGCATGAGAGAGTCCTCCAGGTTGGTAC harbors:
- a CDS encoding YqeG family HAD IIIA-type phosphatase, whose protein sequence is MSWGKLLQPDLVLGGTVMDITPELLVEHNLKGLVFDVDETLVPIGQMEASEELRQRIVELRQVATLWLVSNNVNETRIGNIAKSLELPYIFFAAKPFRRKLWRAVSAMDLPVAQVAMVGDRLFTDVLAGNRMGMFTVLVEPMVDPGEAVRRSPVRSVEVWLSQVLGASLTANR
- a CDS encoding PEP-CTERM sorting domain-containing protein → MQLRTAISYTAPLLSASLALGVLAAPATAASLNPGEMFGTGGLLFTEDTKVTFTFGNTFGAYVSSLALYEVNGSTTTQVQSLFTEQWAADQGHVSSNNDWIGTCGQEGSAIANCTASFVFKANVEYALGLTSWFRTGSDNVAGEFINTVFSTDRLNSFRDNNLRRNSNGQETQQFLFGSHGTAVYSGDTDGMSNMFLEPNDEYAFYNPEGYTSGNPLAGLLALGIDDRGNRNDRDFQDMVFWAQAERVGSRDVPEPSAILGLTAMAGGLAALRRRRHS